The Cucumis melo cultivar AY chromosome 5, USDA_Cmelo_AY_1.0, whole genome shotgun sequence genome has a segment encoding these proteins:
- the LOC103496588 gene encoding transmembrane 9 superfamily member 11 — protein sequence MGLSRMKLVSRFRIWVLTCSLIFQLGYGFYLPGSYPHKYVVGDLLSVKVNSLTSIETELPFGYYSLPFCKPSEGVKDSAENLGELLMGDRIENSPYQFKMFTNQTDIFMCSSDPLTSDQFKIMKERIDEMYQVNLILDNLPAIRYTQKEGYVLRWTGYPVGVKVKDAYYVFNHLKFKVLVHKYEEANMARVMGTGDAAELIPTIGKEGSDVPGYMVVGFEVVPCSIVHNVDQVKNLNMYQTYPSSIQCDPTTVSMPIKEGQPIVFTYEVMFEESDIKWPSRWDAYLKMEGSKVHWFSIMNSMMVITFLAGIVFVIFLRTVRRDLTRYEELDKEAQAQMNEELSGWKLVVGDVFRAPSSPALLCIMVGNGVQILGMAVVTILFAALGFMSPASRGTLITGMLFFYMVLGVAAGYFAVRLWRTIGCGDNKGWISVSWKVSCFFPGIAFLILTTLNFLLWGSHSTGAIPFSLFVILLLLWFCISVPLTLVGGYLGAKAPHIEYPVRTNQIPREIPAQKYPSWLLVLGAGTLPFGTLFIELFFIMSSIWMGRVYYVFGFLFIVLILLVVVCAEVSLVLTYMHLCVEDWKWWWKSFFASGSVAIYIFLYSINYLIFDLKSLSGPVSSTLYLGYSLLMVFAIMLATGTIGFLSSFWFVHYLFSSVKLD from the coding sequence TCGAGACCGAATTGCCATTTGGGTATTATAGTTTGCCGTTTTGTAAGCCTTCAGAGGGTGTTAAGGACAGTGCTGAGAATCTTGGTGAGCTTCTGATGGGAGATCGAATTGAGAACTCGCCTTATCAGTTTAAAATGTTCACAAATCAGACGGATATCTTTATGTGTTCTTCAGATCCATTGACTTCTGATCAGTTTAAGATCATGAAGGAGAGAATTGATGAAATGTATCAGGTCAATTTGATTCTTGATAATTTACCTGCGATCCGTTATACTCAGAAGGAAGGTTATGTCTTGAGGTGGACCGGCTATCCAGTTGGGGTTAAGGTTAAAGATGCTTATTATGTGTTTAACCATTTGAAATTCAAGGTCCTTGTTCACAAATATGAGGAGGCTAATATGGCACGTGTAATGGGCACCGGTGATGCTGCTGAGTTGATCCCGACGATTGGCAAAGAGGGATCTGATGTGCCTGGATATATGGTTGTTGGATTCGAGGTTGTACCTTGTAGCATTGTTCACAATGTTGATCAGGTGAAGAACTTGAACATGTATCAAACGTATCCTAGCTCGATACAATGTGATCCAACTACTGTGTCAATGCCTATCAAGGAAGGCCAGCCTATTGTTTTTACATATGAAGTTATGTTCGAGGAGAGTGATATCAAATGGCCATCTAGGTGGGATGCTTATCTTAAGATGGAGGGATCCAAAGTCCACTGGTTCTCAATCATGAATTCTATGATGGTGATCACTTTTCTCGCTGGTATTGTTTTTGTTATCTTCTTGAGGACTGTTAGGCGGGATCTGACTCGTTATGAGGAGCTCGACAAGGAGGCCCAAGCACAGATGAATGAGGAGTTATCCGGCTGGAAGCTTGTGGTTGGAGATGTTTTCAGGGCTCCTTCAAGTCCTGCACTCTTGTGTATTATGGTTGGTAATGGTGTTCAGATTCTTGGAATGGCAGTCGTGACCATATTATTTGCTGCTCTAGGATTCATGTCACCAGCATCTCGTGGAACCCTTATTACTGGTATGCTATTTTTCTATATGGTTCTTGGTGTTGCAGCTGGTTATTTTGCTGTTCGTTTGTGGAGGACGATTGGTTGTGGTGACAACAAAGGTTGGATTTCTGTCTCATGGAAGGTCTCCTGCTTCTTTCCTGGTATTGCCTTTTTGATCTTAACCACTTTGAACTTCCTTTTATGGGGTAGTCACAGCACTGGAGCCATTCCATTTTCCCTTTTTGTTATTCTACTCTTGCTTTGGTTCTGCATCTCAGTTCCATTAACTCTTGTTGGCGGTTACCTTGGTGCCAAAGCACCTCATATTGAGTATCCAGTCCGTACTAATCAAATTCCTCGTGAAATCCCTGCTCAAAAATACCCATCTTGGTTGTTAGTTCTTGGTGCTGGCACTCTTCCATTTGGAACCCTATTCATTGAGTTGTTCTTCATCATGTCTAGTATCTGGATGGGCCGTGTCTACTATGTTTTCGGGTTTCTCTTCATTGTTTTGATCCTTCTCGTGGTTGTTTGCGCTGAAGTGTCTTTGGTTCTTACCTACATGCATCTCTGTGTGGAGGATTGGAAGTGGTGGTGGAAGTCCTTCTTTGCATCTGGTTCTGTTGCCATATACATCTTTTTGTATTCCATCAACTATCTAATCTTTGATCTCAAGAGCTTGAGCGGACCGGTCTCTTCCACCCTTTACCTTGGATACTCCCTTCTAATGGTGTTCGCAATCATGCTCGCAACCGGAACGATTGGGTTCCTGTCTTCATTCTGGTTTGTGCATTACTTATTCTCTTCAGTGAAGTTGGATTGA
- the LOC103496595 gene encoding leucine-rich repeat receptor-like protein kinase TDR, translated as MGGFKCLCFYLLVFLLFCVAASSTDRYSEALLSLKSEFLDDFGSLSDWIVDSRENPFGKIHGCSWSGIKCDKNSTIVIGIDLSMKRLGGEISGEQFHVFKELVDLNLSHNYISGKLPVGIFNLTNLRSLDISRNNFSGHFPLGISSLQNLVVLDAFSNSFAGSLPVDLSQLENLKFLNFAGSYFKGPIPSEYGSFKKLEFIHLAGNFLSGNLPPELGKLKTVTHMEIGYNNFQGNLPWEFGNMSNLQYLDIASANLSGSIPKEFGNLTKLESLFLFRNQLSGFLPDELCKIISLVNLDLSDNHISGPIPESFSELRNLRLLSVMYNEMSGSVPNGIGELPSLETLLIWSNQFSGSLPNNLGSNKKLKWVDVSTNNFVGVIPPDICQGGLLFKLILFSNKFSGGLSPSLSNCSSLVRLRLEDNMFSGDISLNFNDLADVSYIDLSRNNFSGGVPSDINKASNLQYLNISHNPQLGGVFPVETWISPLQNFSASDCGIRGELPKFQVCKSISTIELNNNKLSGKIPESIANCQALVRMDLSYNNLSGHIPEELAHLPSISILDLSHNGFNGTIPDKFKDSSSLLLLNVSYNDISGSIPEKEVFRSMGRSAFTGNSKLCGAPLRPCSGSLAMIGGKGMGKFILILILCSGLAIISVISILWIFFVRRGSKGKWKMVSFTGLPPFTANDILRSFDSTESKEAILPLSASIFKAVLPTGITVSIKKIDWEAKRMKTISEFITQLGSLRHKNLVRLLGFCYNKQMVYLLYDYLPNGNLAEKISMKREWPTKLKLIIGIARGIHFLHHDCSPAIPHGDLKPNNIIFDENMEPRLAEFGLRFLQQLNEDTLPLSSTTKGDKFNNATEEELWMDVHSFGEIILEVISNGRLTTAGSSTQNKARDLLLREIYKENCISSPNSSQEDIEQVLDLALLCTRSRPSNRPSMEDILKLLSDIKPEVKS; from the exons ATGGGGGGTTTTAAATGCTTGTGCTTCTATCTTCTTGTGTTCTTGTTGTTTTGTGTAGCAGCTTCTTCCACTGATCGTTACTCCGAAGCACTTTTAAGCTTGAAATCTGAATTTCTTGATGATTTTGGGAGTTTGAGTGATTGGATTGTGGATTCTAGAGAAAACCCATTTGGGAAAATCCATGGATGTTCTTGGTCAGGAATCAAATGCGACAAGAATTCCACCATTGTTATTGGAATCGACCTTTCAATGAAGAGGCTTGGTGGGGAGATTTCTGGTGAGCAGTTTCATGTTTTTAAAGAACTTGTTGATCTTAACTTGAGTCACAATTATATATCTGGGAAACTTCCTGTTGGAATCTTCAATCTCACTAATCTAAGAAGTTTGGATATCAGTAGAAACAATTTTTCTGGTCATTTCCCTCTTGGAATTTCAAGTCTTCAAAACTTGGTTGTTCTCGATGCTTTTAGCAATAGTTTTGCTGGGTCATTGCCTGTTGATCTTTCTCAGCTTGAAAATCTCAAGTTTCTTAACTTTGCTGGGAGTTACTTCAAGGGACCAATCCCTTCAGAATATGGTTCTTTCAAAAAACTTGAGTTCATTCATCTTGCTGGGAATTTTCTTAGTGGAAACTTACCTCCTGAATTGGGTAAACTCAAAACTGTAACTCATATGGAGATTGGTTACAATAATTTCCAGGGTAATCTCCCATGGGAATTTGGTAACATGAGTAACCTTCAATATCTTGATATTGCAAGTGCAAATCTCTCTGGTTCAATTCCTAAAGAATTTGGTAATCTCACCAAGCTTGagtctcttttcctttttagaAACCAACTATCTGGGTTCTTACCTGATGAACTATGCAAAATCATCTCTCTTGTTAATTTAGATCTTTCTGATAACCATATTTCTGGTCCTATTCCAGAAAGCTTTTCTGAGTTGAGGAATCTTAGGTTGTTGAGTGTTATGTACAATGAAATGAGTGGTTCTGTTCCAAATGGCATCGGAGAGCTTCCTTCATTGGAGACTCTTCTTATATGGAGCAATCAGTTTTCTGGGTCACTCCCCAACAACTTAGGCAGCAACAAAAAACTCAAATGGGTTGATGTTTCCACAAACAATTTTGTGGGTGTTATCCCACCAGATATTTGCCAAGGAGGTTTACTTTTTAAGTTGATCCTGTTTTCAAATAAGTTTAGTGGTGGACTTTCCCCGTCTCTCTCTAATTGTTCTTCCCTCGTTCGATTACGGTTAGAGGATAATATGTTTTCTGGTGATATCTCTCTGAATTTTAATGATCTTGCTGATGTCTCATATATAGATCTCTCTAGAAACAATTTTAGTGGAGGAGTTCCTTCAGATATAAACAAAGCATCCAACCTTCAATACTTGAATATCTCTCATAACCCACAACTAGGAGGTGTTTTTCCTGTAGAAACATGGATTTCACCTCTTCAAAACTTTTCAGCTTCTGATTGTGGTATTAGAGGAGAACTTCCCAAGTTTCAGGTTTGTAAATCCATTTCTACCATTGAATTGAATAATAACAAACTATCAGGAAAGATCCCAGAAAGCATTGCAAATTGCCAGGCTCTTGTAAGGATGGATTTATCTTACAACAATCTATCAGGTCATATACCTGAAGAACTTGCTCACCTTCCTTCTATCAGCATCCTCGATTTATCTCACAATGGTTTCAATGGAACGATACCTGATAAGTTCAAGGATTCGTCGAGCTTGCTTTTACTAAATGTGTCTTACAATGATATCTCTGGTTCGATCCCGGAAAAAGAAGTGTTTCGATCAATGGGCAGGAGTGCATTTACTGGAAATTCAAAGCTATGTGGAGCACCTTTGAGACCATGTTCAGGTTCATTGGCTATGATTGGAGGCAAAGGGATGGGGAAGTTTATACTCATCCTGATACTGTGTTCAGGTCTTGCTATAATCTCGGTGATATCGATTTTGTGGATTTTCTTCGTCCGAAGAGGTAGCAAAGGTAAATGGAAGATGGTGTCGTTTACTGGACTTCCCCCATTCACAGCTAATGATATTCTCAGGAGTTTTGACTCTACGGAATCTAAGGAAGCAATATTGCCATTGTCTGCTTCGATTTTCAAAGCAGTATTGCCGACTGGAATCACAGTGTCGATAAAGAAGATAGATTGGGAAGCAAAAAGAATGAAGACGATATCGGAATTTATAACTCAATTAGGTAGTTTGAGGCACAAGAATTTGGTCAGATTGCTGGGGTTCTGCTACAACAAACAAATGGTTTATCTTTTGTATGATTACTTGCCCAATGGAAATCTAGCAGAGAAAATTTCAATGAAAAGGGAATGGCCAACTAAACTCAAACTCATTATAGGCATAGCAAGAGGAATTCACTTTCTTCACCATGATTGTTCGCCTGCAATTCCCCATGGAGACTTGAAGCCAAATAACATCATTTTCGATGAAAACATGGAACCCCGCCTGGCTGAATTCGGACTTCGATTCCTACAACAACTAAATGAAGATACTCTTCCCCTGTCGTCTACAACAAAAGGAG ATAAATTCAATAATGCAACAGAGGAGGAGCTGTGGATGGACGTTCATAGTTTTGGGGAGATCATCCTGGAAGTTATAAGCAATGGTCGGTTGACGACGGCTGGATCGAGCACACAAAACAAGGCAAGAGATCTTCTGTTAAGAGAAATATACAAAGAAAATTGTATTAGCTCTCCCAATTCATCACAAGAGGATATAGAACAAGTTCTTGATCTAGCTTTGTTATGCACAAGGAGCAGGCCATCCAACAGACCATCCATGGAAGATATCTTAAAGCTGTTATCAGATATAAAACCAGAGGTAAAATCATAA
- the LOC103496614 gene encoding ATPase 8, plasma membrane-type, with translation MANISLEDVRNENVDLERIPIEEVFEQLKCNRNGLSSDEGEKRLQIFGPNKLEEKKESKFLKFLGFMWNPLSWVMECAAIMAIVLANGGGKPPDWQDFVGIVVLLIINSTISFIEENNAGNAAAALMAGLAPKTKVLRDGKWSEEEAAILVPGDLISIKLGDIVPADARLLEGDPLKIDQSALTGESLPVTKNPGDEVFSGSTCKQGEIEAIVIATGVHTFFGKAAHLVDSTNQVGHFQKVLTAIGNFCICSIAIGMLIEILVMYPIQNRAYREGIDNLLVLLIGGIPIAMPTVLSVTMAIGSHRLAEQGAITKRMTAIEEMAGMDVLCSDKTGTLTLNKLTVDKSLIEVFSKNTDADTLLLLAARASRVENQDAIDASIVGMLGDPKEARSGITEVHFLPFNPVEKRTAITYIDSNGNWHRSSKGAPEQIIDLCDLKGERRKKAHNIISNYADRGLRSLAVARQTVLEKTKESSGEPWDFVGLLPLFDPPRHDSAETIRRALELGVNVKMITGDQLAIGKETGRRLGMGTNMYPSSSLLGQSKDEAIASIPVEELIEKADGFAGVFPEHKYEIVKKLQERKHICGMTGDGVNDAPALKKADIGIAVADATDAARSASDIVLTEPGLSVIVSAVLTSRAIFQRMKNYTIYAVSITIRIVLGFLLVALLWKFDFSPFMVLIIAILNDGTIMTISKDRVKPSPVPDSWKLNEIFATGVVLGTYMAVMTVVFFWLAYQTDFFPKTFGVKHINENLAELNSALYLQVSIISQALIFVTRSRSWSFVERPGLLLVGAFLIAQLLATVIAVYAEWDFARIHGIGWGWAGVIWIYSIITYLPLDVLKFIIRYALSGKAWDNMLQNKTAFTTKKDYGKGEREAQWALAQRTLHGLQKPEALFSDTSSYRELSEIAEQAKRRAEVARMSQNV, from the exons ATGGCTAATATTTCATTGGAAGATGTTAGAAACGAGAATGTTGATCTG gaGAGGATTCCAATTGAAGAGGTATTTGAGCAACTGAAATGCAATAGAAATGGTTTGTCATCTGATGAAGgagaaaaaagacttcaaatctTTGGCCCTAACAAActtgaagagaaaaaagagagcAAATTCCTCAAGTTTTTAGGGTTCATGTGGAATCCCCTTTCATGGGTCATGGAGTGTGCTGCTATCATGGCTATTGTCTTGGCCAATGGAGGG GGAAAGCCTCCAGACTGGCAAGATTTTGTTGGAATAGTGGTGTTACTCATTATCAACTCCACGATTAGTTTTATTGAAGAGAACAATGCAGGAAATGCAGCTGCTGCTCTAATGGCAGGACTTGCTCCCAAAACCAAG GTTTTGAGAGATGGAAAATGGAGTGAGGAAGAGGCAGCTATTTTAGTACCAGGAGACTTAATCAGTATTAAGTTGGGAGATATTGTCCCTGCTGATGCAAGACTCTTGGAAGGAGATCCTCTTAAGATCGATCAATCCGCTCTCACTGGCGAATCTTTGCCAGTTACTAAGAACCCAGGCGATGAGGTTTTCTCTGGCTCGACTTGTAAACAAGGAGAAATTGAGGCTATTGTTATTGCCACTGGTGTCCATACCTTTTTTGGCAAGGCAGCTCATCTTGTTGATAGCACCAACCAAGTTGGTCATTTCCAAAAG GTATTGACAGCCATTGGTAACTTTTGCATTTGCTCCATTGCTATTGGGATGCTCATTGAGATCTTAGTGATGTACCCAATCCAAAATAGGGCATACAGAGAGGGAATTGATAACTTGCTGGTTCTTCTCATTGGTGGCATTCCAATTGCCATGCCGACTGTATTGTCAGTGACCATGGCTATTGGTTCTCACCGTCTAGCGGAGCAAGGTGCTATCACCAAAAGAATGACAGCCATTGAAGAAATGGCAGGAATGGATGTACTTTGCAGTGACAAAACTGGAACTCTCACCCTCAACAAGCTGACGGTGGACAAAAGTTTGATTGAA GTATTTTCAAAGAATACTGATGCAGACACATTACTTCTATTGGCTGCAAGAGCTTCAAGAGTGGAGAACCAGGATGCCATTGATGCTTCGATTGTCGGGATGTTGGGTGATCCTAAAGAG GCAAGATCAGGGATCACTGAGGTACATTTCTTGCCTTTCAATCCTGTTGAGAAGCGCACTGCTATCACCTATATTGATAGTAATGGAAACTGGCACAGAAGCAGCAAGGGTGCTCCCGAACAG ATCATCGACCTTTGTGACCTCAAAGGGGAAAGAAGGAAGAAAGCTCATAATATTATCAGCAATTATGCAGACCGTGGTCTTCGTTCTCTAGCTGTCGCACGCCAG ACGGTTCTAGAGAAGACTAAGGAGAGTAGTGGAGAACCATGGGACTTTGTGGGCTTGTTGCCCCTCTTTGATCCTCCAAGGCATGATAGTGCAGAGACTATTCGTCGGGCACTCGAACTTGGGGTAAATGTTAAGATGATCACTGGAGATCAATTGGCCATTGGAAAAGAAACTGGTCGCAGGCTCGGTATGGGAACCAATATGTATCCATCATCTTCCTTACTTGGTCAAAGCAAGGATGAAGCAATTGCTAGCATTCCTGTTGAAGAACTTATTGAGAAGGCGGATGGTTTTGCTGGTGTCTTCCCAG AACACAAGTATGAGATTGTGAAAAAGCTCCAAGAGAGGAAGCACATTTGTGGGATGACCGGTGATGGCGTCAACGATGCCCCTGCACTCAAGAAGGCTGACATTGGAATTGCTGTAGCTGATGCAACAGATGCAGCAAGGAGTGCATCAGATATTGTTTTAACAGAACCAGGTCTAAGCGTGATCGTGAGTGCAGTTCTAACAAGTAGAGCCATTTTTCAAAGGATGAAAAACTACACAATCTATGCAGTTTCCATCACGATTCGAATCGTGTTAGGTTTCTTGCTTGTAGCTCTATTATGGAAGTTTGACTTCTCACCTTTCATGGTCTTGATTATTGCCATCTTGAATGATGGAACCATCATGACCATCTCCAAGGATAGGGTGAAGCCATCTCCTGTGCCTGATTCATGGAAGCTAAACGAAATTTTTGCCACCGGTGTTGTTCTCGGAACATACATGGCTGTCATGACTGTGGTCTTCTTTTGGCTAGCATATCAGACTGATTTTTTTCCA AAAACATTTGGGGTGAAGCACATCAATGAAAATCTAGCTGAGCTTAACTCTGCTCTTTACCTCCAAGTGAGCATCATTAGCCAAGCCCTCATCTTTGTGACACGATCGAGGAGTTGGTCCTTTGTAGAACGCCCCGGTCTTTTGCTAGTTGGAGCCTTCCTAATAGCTCAGCTT TTGGCAACTGTCATCGCTGTGTATGCCGAATGGGACTTTGCTAGGATTCACGGCATTGGTTGGGGATGGGCAGGAGTGATCTGGATTTACAGCATCATCACATACCTCCCTCTTGATGTACTCAAGTTCATTATCCGCTATGCATTGAGTGGGAAGGCCTGGGATAATATGCTTCAAAACAAG ACTGCATTCACAACTAAGAAGGATTATGGAAAAGGAGAAAGGGAGGCACAATGGGCATTAGCACAACGTACACTACACGGCTTACAAAAACCGGAAGCGCTATTTAGTGACACAAGTAGCTACCGGGAGCTTTCCGAGATAGCAGAACAAGCAAAGAGAAGAGCTGAAGTTGCCAG GATGAGTCAGAATGTATGA
- the LOC103496605 gene encoding DNA replication licensing factor MCM5: MSGWDEGGIYYSDQAQSLGDGTGIGRSGDADDKATHHSVLRKFKEFIRGFEADKNVFPYRESLLHNPKFLRVDMEDVNAFDSDLPAKLRSAPADFLPLFETAAGEVLMNLKTKVAGETGEMVEPVPGDVQILLTSKEDPVSMRSLGAQYISKLVKISGITIAASRTKAKATYVTLICKNCRSTTRVPCRPGLGGAIVPRSCTHVPQPGEEPCPLDPWIVVPDKSMYVDQQTLKLQENPEDVPTGELPRNMLLSVDRHLVQTIVPGTRLTIMGIYSIYQASNSSTSHKGAVAIRQPYIRVVGIEECNETNSRGPASFTTEDIEEFKKFAAEPDVYKSICSKIAPSIFGHDDVKKAVACLLFGGSRKNLPDGVKLRGDINVLLLGDPSTAKSQFLKFVEKTAPVAVYTSGKGSSAAGLTASVIRDSSSREFYLEGGAMVLADGGVVCIDEFDKMRSEDRVAIHEAMEQQTISIAKAGITTVLNSRTSVLAAANPPSGRYDDLKTAQDNIDLQTTILSRFDLIFIVKDIRMYSQDKIIASHIIKVHASAGATLGENRASKEENWLKRYIQYCRTQCYPRLSESASTMLQNNYVKIRQDMRQQANETGEAAAIPITVRQLEAIVRLSEALAKMKLSHVATEENVQEAIRLFTVSTMDAARSGIHQQVNLTPEIANEIKQAETQIKRRIGIGNHISERRLIDELAKMGMNESIVRRALIIMHQRDEVEYKRERRVIFRKA; the protein is encoded by the exons ATGTCGGGCTGGGATGAAGGAGGAATCTACTACAGTGACCAAGCACAATCCCTTGGTGACGGAACCGGCATCGGCCGAAGCGGAGATGCCGACGACAAGGCCACTCATCACTCCGTCCTTCGCAAATTCAAGGAGTTCATTCGTGGGTTTGAAGCCGACAAGAATGTTTTCCCTTATAGAGAAAGCCTTCTCCATAATCCCAAGTTTCTTCGCGTTGATATGGAGGATGTTAACGCTTTTGACTCCGATCTTCCGGCAAAGCTTCGATCTGCTCCTGCTGATTTCTTGCCCTTG TTTGAGACTGCTGCTGGGGAGGTTTTAATGAATCTGAAGACGAAGGTGGCTGGTGAGACTGGAGAAATGGTGGAGCCAGTGCCTGGTGATGTTCAAATTCTGCTAACGTCGAAGGAGGATCCGGTTTCAATGCGGTCCCTTGGG GCACAGTACATTTCGAAACTTGTTAAAATATCTGGAATCACAATAGCTGCGTCAAGGACCAAGGCAAAGGCAACATATGTGACCTTGATTTGTAAAAACTGTAGAAGTACAACACGAGTTCCGTGTCGGCCAGGACTTGGAGGGGCAATTGTCCCTCGATCATGTACTCATGTTCCTCAG CCTGGAGAAGAACCATGCCCACTAGATCCCTGGATTGTGGTTCCTGACAAGAGCATGTATGTTGATCAACAGACTCTAAAACTTCAGGAAAACCCAGAA GACGTCCCAACTGGGGAACTTCCTAGGAACATGCTTCTATCAGTAGATCGTCATCTTGTTCAAACAATTGTCCCAGGCACTAGATTGACCATCATGGGGATATACAGTATCTACCAAGCTTCCAATTCTTCTACATC TCACAAAGGGGCAGTTGCAATCAGACAGCCTTATATCAGGGTTGTAGGCATTGAAGAATGTAATGAAACTAACTCCCGGGGACCTGCATCCTTCACAACCGAAGAT ATAGAAGAGTTCAAAAAATTTGCAGCAGAGCCTGATGTCTATAAAAGCATATGTTCAAAGATTGCTCCCTCTATATTTGGTCACGATGATGTGAAGAAGGCCGTGGCTTGTCTTCTATTTGGAGGATCCAGGAAG AATTTGCCAGATGGGGTTAAGTTGAGAGGTGACATAAATGTATTACTCTTGGGGGACCCGTCTACAGCAAAATCCCAG TTTCTCAAGTTTGTTGAGAAGACAGCTCCAGTTGCTGTTTATACTTCTGGAAAAGGTTCATCAGCTGCTGGTCTTACAGCTTCAGTGATACGAGATAGCAGCTCT CGAGAGTTTTATCTTGAAGGAGGTGCAATGGTTTTGGCTGATGGAGGTGTTGTCTGCATTGATGAGTTTGACAAAATGAGATCAGAGGATAG AGTTGCTATTCATGAAGCCATGGAACAACAAACAATATCAATTGCTAAAGCAGGAATAACAACGGTTCTTAATTCCAGAACGTCAGTGCTTGCTGCTGCTAATCCTCCATCAGGACGCTATGATGATCTTAAG ACAGCACAGGATAACATCGATTTACAGACAACAATTCTCTCCAGATTTGATCTGATCTTTATCGTTAAAGATATAAGAATGTACAGTCAAGATAAG ATTATAGCAAGCCACATAATAAAAGTCCATGCGTCTGCTGGTGCAACCTTGGGTGAAAATAGAGCTTCCAAAGAAGAGAATTGGCTAAAGAG GTATATTCAATATTGTCGAACTCAATGTTATCCCCGTTTGTCAGAATCTGCATCTACAATGCTACAGAATAACTATGTTAAAATCAGACAG GACATGAGACAACAAGCAAATGAAACAGGGGAGGCTGCTGCAATTCCTATCACAGTAAGGCAGCTGGAAGCTATTGTAAGATTAAGCGAGGCACTTGCAAAAATGAAGTT GTCCCATGTTGCCACTGAGGAAAATGTGCAGGAAGCTATTAGACTTTTTACCGTATCAACGATGGACGCAGCACGCTCTGGGATTCATCAGCAAGTAAATCTGACTCCTGAGATTGCCAATGAAATAAAG CAAGCGGAAACTCAGATAAAGAGAAGAATAGGAATTGGCAATCACATATCTGAGAGAAGACTGATTGACGAGCTTGCCAAAATGGGGATGAACGAGTCAATT GTGAGAAGAGCTCTGATTATCATGCACCAGAGAGACGAAGTTGAATATAAAAGAGAAAGGCGTGTAATTTTCCGCAAGGCATAA